One region of Paraburkholderia acidiphila genomic DNA includes:
- the amaB gene encoding L-piperidine-6-carboxylate dehydrogenase, which yields MKASSILSDLGISQLAEAGDIAVHSPINGELIGRVASQSAADVDAVLAKAQEAFKTWRNVPAPRRGELVRLLGNKLREQKRALGSLVSLETGKIFQEGLGEVQEMIDICDFAVGLSRQLYGLTIASERPGHRMAETWHPMGVCTVISAFNFPVAVWSWNAALALVCGNAVVWKPSEKTPLTAVAVNKIMQDVLKEFGDAPEGLTSLVVGGRDVGAKLVADPRSNIVSATGSTEMGRTVGVEVARRFGRSLLELGGNNAGIVSATADLELALRGILFSAVGTAGQRCTSLRRLFVHESVYDKAVERLKTLYGKVAIGNPLEQGTLMGPLIDEQSFARMQSALEQAKREGGKVFGGERHTVAGNEKGFYVRPAIVEMPSQTEVVLKETFAPILYVLKYSDFGDAIEANNAAHHGLSSCVFTTDLRESERFTSASGSDCGIANVNIGPSGAEIGGAFGGEKETGGGRESGSDAWKAYMRRATNTVNYSSALPLAQGIDFNVE from the coding sequence ATGAAAGCCTCCTCCATCCTCTCGGATCTCGGTATTTCCCAGCTCGCGGAAGCGGGCGACATCGCCGTGCATTCGCCGATCAACGGCGAGCTGATCGGCCGCGTCGCGAGCCAGTCGGCGGCCGACGTCGACGCCGTGCTCGCGAAGGCACAGGAGGCGTTCAAGACCTGGCGCAACGTGCCCGCGCCGCGCCGCGGCGAACTCGTGCGCCTGCTTGGCAACAAGCTGCGCGAACAGAAGCGCGCGCTCGGCAGCCTCGTCTCACTGGAAACCGGCAAGATTTTCCAGGAAGGCCTCGGTGAAGTGCAGGAAATGATCGACATCTGCGACTTCGCGGTCGGCCTCTCGCGCCAGCTTTACGGTCTGACGATTGCTTCGGAGCGTCCGGGCCACCGCATGGCGGAAACGTGGCATCCGATGGGCGTGTGTACCGTGATTTCCGCGTTCAATTTCCCGGTCGCCGTGTGGTCGTGGAATGCCGCGCTCGCGCTCGTGTGCGGTAACGCCGTGGTGTGGAAGCCGTCGGAAAAGACGCCGCTCACGGCGGTTGCCGTCAACAAGATCATGCAGGACGTGCTGAAGGAGTTCGGCGACGCGCCCGAAGGCCTCACGAGCCTGGTCGTTGGCGGCCGCGATGTGGGGGCGAAGCTCGTGGCCGACCCGCGTTCGAACATCGTCAGCGCAACGGGCAGCACCGAAATGGGCCGCACCGTTGGCGTGGAAGTCGCGCGCCGCTTTGGCCGCTCGCTGCTCGAACTGGGCGGCAACAACGCGGGCATCGTTTCCGCGACCGCCGATCTGGAACTCGCGCTGCGCGGCATTCTGTTCTCGGCAGTCGGCACGGCGGGTCAGCGCTGCACGTCGCTGCGCCGCCTCTTCGTGCACGAGAGCGTGTACGACAAGGCGGTCGAGCGCCTGAAGACGCTGTACGGCAAGGTCGCGATCGGCAATCCGCTCGAACAGGGCACGCTGATGGGGCCGCTCATCGACGAGCAGTCGTTCGCGCGCATGCAGTCGGCGCTCGAGCAGGCAAAGCGCGAGGGCGGCAAGGTGTTCGGCGGCGAGCGCCACACGGTGGCGGGCAATGAAAAGGGCTTCTACGTGCGCCCGGCCATCGTCGAGATGCCGTCGCAAACCGAAGTGGTCCTGAAGGAAACCTTCGCGCCGATTCTTTACGTGCTCAAGTACAGCGACTTCGGCGACGCCATCGAGGCGAACAACGCCGCCCACCATGGCCTTTCGTCGTGCGTGTTCACGACGGACCTGCGTGAGAGCGAGCGCTTCACGTCGGCATCGGGCAGCGATTGCGGCATCGCGAACGTGAACATCGGGCCGAGCGGCGCGGAGATCGGCGGTGCGTTCGGCGGCGAAAAGGAAACCGGCGGCGGCCGCGAGTCGGGCTCGGACGCATGGAAGGCTTATATGCGCCGCGCGACCAACACGGTCAACTATTCGTCGGCGCTGCCGCTCGCACAGGGCATCGATTTCAACGTCGAATAA
- a CDS encoding MFS transporter — MKDKSIRTAFFLCGFAAFINLYATQGILRELAAAFGVSAEHAGQGVSATTLAVAIIAPFVGTLAARFDRRTVIVAAALASALPVVWSAHASSFASFLAARFTAGLLMPFIFAMSISYIGERYHRERATEVSAIFVAGTTLGGFAGRFVTNLLTSMLGWRHALDIVALLGLATGLAIYASLPASGAVRTEGGCAAKTQWKLVMRGPVLASFAVGACVLASQVATFTFVGLRLTRAPFDFSTAGIGAIYAVFLVAVIVTPISGRMARHRGPRDLALAAVGLAIAGSLLTLSDGVGAILAGLALGSTAVFVEQACANAFISHAAAAARTTAIGIYLSCYYFGGSLGSVLPIPAWHRWGWAGCVAFVVAAQALVGLFVLAFWRPERAAGRSDARTAPGQSPDWQPK, encoded by the coding sequence ATGAAAGACAAATCCATTCGAACCGCATTCTTCCTGTGCGGCTTCGCAGCCTTCATCAATCTCTACGCGACGCAAGGCATTCTGCGCGAACTCGCCGCCGCGTTCGGCGTGAGCGCGGAACACGCCGGGCAGGGCGTGAGCGCGACCACGCTGGCCGTCGCCATTATCGCGCCGTTCGTCGGCACCCTGGCGGCGCGCTTCGACAGGCGCACCGTGATTGTCGCCGCCGCGCTCGCATCTGCGCTGCCCGTCGTCTGGTCCGCGCATGCGTCCTCTTTTGCGTCGTTCCTCGCGGCGCGCTTCACCGCAGGGCTGCTGATGCCGTTCATTTTCGCCATGTCGATTTCGTATATCGGCGAGCGCTATCACCGCGAGCGCGCTACCGAAGTGAGCGCGATCTTCGTGGCCGGCACCACGCTGGGCGGCTTCGCGGGGCGTTTCGTCACCAATCTGCTGACGTCGATGCTCGGGTGGCGTCACGCGCTCGACATCGTGGCGCTGCTTGGCCTGGCCACCGGCCTTGCGATCTACGCGAGCCTGCCCGCATCGGGGGCCGTGCGCACGGAGGGCGGTTGTGCGGCAAAGACGCAATGGAAGCTCGTGATGCGCGGCCCGGTGCTTGCCTCGTTCGCCGTGGGCGCATGCGTGCTTGCCTCTCAGGTTGCGACGTTTACCTTCGTCGGGCTGCGGCTCACGCGGGCGCCGTTCGACTTTTCGACGGCGGGTATCGGCGCGATTTATGCGGTGTTCCTCGTGGCGGTGATTGTTACCCCGATTTCGGGTCGTATGGCGAGGCACCGGGGGCCGCGCGACCTCGCGCTCGCGGCGGTTGGCCTCGCTATTGCGGGCAGCCTGCTGACGCTCTCGGACGGCGTTGGCGCGATTCTCGCCGGGCTCGCGCTGGGTTCGACGGCGGTTTTCGTCGAACAGGCTTGCGCCAATGCGTTCATTTCCCATGCCGCCGCTGCGGCCCGGACTACGGCGATCGGTATCTATCTCTCGTGCTATTACTTCGGCGGCAGCCTCGGCTCTGTGTTGCCCATTCCAGCGTGGCATCGCTGGGGCTGGGCGGGGTGCGTGGCGTTCGTTGTGGCCGCTCAGGCGCTGGTCGGGCTGTTCGTGCTTGCGTTCTGGCGGCCGGAGCGTGCGGCCGGACGCAGCGACGCGCGCACGGCACCTGGACAATCGCCTGATTGGCAGCCCAAATGA
- a CDS encoding NAD(P)/FAD-dependent oxidoreductase, whose product MSSQVVIVGGGVIGSSIAYFLRAADPTVAVTVFERDPSYARSSSALSAASIRQQFSTPLSIQMSLFGIEFLRGIGERLEVNGSRPSIDLHEGGYLFLATEAGDATLRENHALQTSLGADIELMARDALHAKFPWLNVEDLESGAYGRSGEGWFDGYGLVQALRKKAQSLGARYVAADVTGVVRSGRKITHVIASDGERHACDTVVNAAGAWARKLAEMMDIDIPVYARRRSIFNVSSPARLTACPLLIDPSGVYFRPEGNTYITGTSPSADNDPNDLPLDEVDHAIFDDVIWPTLAHRVPGFEALRVENCWSGYYEYNVLDQNAIIGYHPAIDNCIFANGFSGHGLQQGPATGRGVSELILKGRYTTLDLSSLDWSRVLENRPIVEKNVV is encoded by the coding sequence GTGAGTTCTCAAGTCGTTATCGTTGGCGGCGGGGTAATCGGTAGTTCTATTGCTTATTTTCTGCGCGCGGCCGACCCAACGGTTGCCGTGACCGTGTTCGAGCGCGACCCGAGTTATGCGCGTTCGTCGTCGGCACTTTCGGCCGCGTCGATCCGGCAGCAGTTTTCCACGCCGTTGTCGATCCAGATGTCGCTCTTCGGCATCGAGTTTCTGCGCGGCATTGGCGAACGGCTCGAAGTGAACGGCAGCCGTCCGTCGATCGATCTGCACGAGGGCGGTTATCTTTTCCTCGCCACGGAAGCGGGCGACGCGACGCTGCGCGAGAATCACGCGCTGCAAACGAGCCTCGGCGCGGACATCGAACTCATGGCGCGCGACGCGTTGCACGCGAAGTTTCCCTGGCTCAACGTCGAGGATCTCGAAAGCGGCGCGTATGGCCGCAGCGGCGAGGGCTGGTTCGACGGCTACGGCCTCGTGCAGGCGCTGCGCAAGAAGGCGCAGTCGCTCGGCGCGCGCTATGTGGCGGCCGATGTGACCGGCGTCGTGCGCAGCGGCCGCAAGATCACGCACGTGATCGCGAGCGACGGCGAACGCCACGCGTGCGACACGGTCGTGAACGCGGCCGGCGCGTGGGCGCGCAAGCTCGCGGAAATGATGGACATCGACATACCGGTTTATGCGCGCCGCCGCAGCATTTTCAACGTGTCGTCGCCGGCGCGGCTCACTGCGTGTCCGCTGTTGATCGATCCGTCGGGCGTGTATTTCCGCCCCGAGGGCAATACGTATATCACCGGCACGTCGCCGAGCGCGGACAACGATCCCAACGATCTGCCGCTCGACGAAGTCGATCACGCGATCTTCGACGACGTGATCTGGCCGACGCTTGCGCATCGCGTGCCGGGGTTCGAGGCGCTGCGCGTGGAGAACTGCTGGTCGGGCTACTACGAGTACAACGTGCTCGACCAGAACGCGATCATCGGTTATCACCCGGCCATCGACAATTGCATATTCGCCAATGGGTTCAGCGGGCATGGTCTGCAGCAGGGGCCGGCAACCGGGCGTGGCGTGAGCGAACTGATTCTGAAGGGCCGATATACCACGCTCGATCTGTCTTCGCTCGACTGGTCGCGTGTGCTGGAAAACCGGCCGATCGTCGAAAAGAACGTCGTGTGA
- a CDS encoding LysR substrate-binding domain-containing protein, whose protein sequence is MLDLRRLRYFVTVAEELHFGRAAVRLNIAQPPLTRHIAALEAELGIRLFERSTRAVKLTPEGIVFLERARSVLHAAGEAQATARKLAQGVTGRIAIGYTSSIPMSDAFAEIVRNAGRVLPEVELTFREAATASQHRQIVEGTLDIGFGWSAVNALDDGLCSLVIAREPLVAAVPSGSVHARKKSLAFAELRDETFLILPPGYGSALTAALDSLCAQAGVEPRIGPTASQTATLVSLVAAERGVAIVPAFTVALQRSGVAYVPLSDAPALEQTVSWIEPFTSICVERFVELARLVAQRETRGT, encoded by the coding sequence ATGCTCGACCTGCGCCGTCTCCGCTATTTCGTCACCGTTGCCGAAGAACTGCACTTCGGGCGCGCCGCCGTGCGCCTGAACATCGCGCAGCCGCCATTGACGCGCCATATCGCAGCGCTCGAAGCCGAACTCGGCATCCGCCTTTTCGAGCGCTCTACACGTGCGGTCAAACTCACGCCCGAAGGCATCGTGTTCCTCGAGCGGGCGCGCAGCGTGCTTCACGCCGCTGGCGAGGCGCAGGCCACCGCGCGCAAGCTCGCCCAGGGCGTGACAGGGCGCATTGCGATCGGCTACACCAGTTCGATTCCGATGTCGGATGCGTTCGCGGAAATCGTGCGCAATGCAGGCCGCGTACTGCCCGAGGTGGAGCTGACATTCCGCGAGGCCGCCACCGCGAGTCAGCATCGGCAAATCGTTGAGGGCACACTCGATATCGGCTTCGGCTGGTCGGCCGTGAACGCGCTAGACGATGGTTTGTGCTCGCTCGTGATCGCGCGCGAGCCGCTCGTCGCCGCCGTGCCGAGCGGCAGCGTGCATGCGCGCAAAAAGTCGCTCGCCTTCGCCGAGCTTCGAGACGAGACGTTTCTGATTTTGCCGCCGGGATATGGGTCGGCGCTGACTGCGGCGCTCGATTCGTTGTGCGCGCAAGCAGGTGTGGAGCCGCGCATCGGGCCTACTGCGTCGCAGACCGCGACGCTCGTCTCGCTCGTCGCGGCCGAGCGCGGCGTCGCCATCGTACCGGCCTTCACGGTGGCGCTGCAACGCTCGGGCGTGGCCTATGTGCCGCTGAGCGATGCGCCGGCGCTCGAACAGACTGTCTCGTGGATCGAGCCCTTTACATCCATATGTGTCGAGCGCTTCGTCGAGCTTGCTCGGTTGGTTGCACAGCGAGAAACGCGCGGCACTTGA
- a CDS encoding aminotransferase-like domain-containing protein, translating into MYDFTAPFQHPAGSPIRELFKYLGEPGMISFAGGYPASDLFDAEGLQAAAAKAWQASTRCLQYGPTDGLPELKTQLLALMARRGVTCAPEEMLVTTGSQQGLDLLLRVLLNPGDTALTEQPAYPATLQALRLQQAHVVTVPVDGDGIDVDNLAARLASGAIVRPKLLYTVPTFANPTGATLTRERRLALLRLAVQYRFAIVEDDPYGDLRFAGNAVPSMLALASEVEGSRDWIVHFSSLSKVVAPGLRVGWAIAPAEITRRCVIAKQTVDLCSTPWTQAIAAHYLEAGSLERHLPHITQAYRGKCEALCDGLRAQFGEELAFHQPEGGMFVWARIPGVVIGTLLPNAIANKVIFVPGKAFFADDPDTASLRLSFAAPNVDEIREGVARLKRATHATRTASVASVPA; encoded by the coding sequence ATGTACGATTTCACCGCGCCATTTCAGCATCCTGCCGGTTCGCCTATTCGCGAGCTTTTCAAGTATTTGGGAGAACCAGGCATGATCTCCTTCGCGGGCGGTTATCCGGCCAGCGACCTGTTCGACGCCGAAGGACTGCAGGCGGCAGCGGCAAAAGCCTGGCAGGCTTCCACGCGCTGCCTTCAATATGGCCCGACCGACGGCCTGCCCGAGTTGAAGACGCAACTGCTCGCGCTGATGGCGCGCCGCGGCGTGACCTGCGCCCCCGAGGAGATGCTCGTGACGACCGGCTCGCAGCAAGGCCTCGACCTCTTGCTACGCGTGCTGCTCAACCCGGGCGACACGGCCTTGACCGAGCAGCCCGCCTATCCGGCCACGCTGCAGGCGCTCAGGCTGCAGCAGGCGCATGTCGTGACGGTGCCGGTAGACGGCGACGGTATCGACGTGGACAACCTTGCCGCGCGGCTCGCTTCGGGCGCGATTGTGCGGCCCAAACTGCTGTACACGGTGCCGACCTTCGCGAATCCCACCGGAGCCACGCTCACGCGCGAGCGGCGCCTTGCGCTCTTGCGTCTCGCCGTTCAATACCGCTTCGCAATCGTCGAGGACGATCCTTACGGCGATCTGCGCTTCGCAGGCAACGCGGTGCCGTCGATGCTGGCGCTGGCAAGCGAAGTCGAGGGCTCGCGCGACTGGATCGTGCACTTCTCGAGTCTTTCGAAAGTCGTCGCGCCTGGCTTGCGCGTAGGCTGGGCCATCGCGCCCGCCGAAATCACGCGGCGCTGCGTGATCGCCAAGCAGACCGTCGACCTGTGCAGTACGCCGTGGACTCAGGCGATCGCCGCGCACTATCTGGAGGCGGGTTCGCTCGAACGACACCTTCCGCACATCACGCAAGCGTATCGGGGTAAATGCGAGGCGCTTTGCGATGGCCTGCGCGCGCAATTCGGAGAGGAACTGGCGTTTCATCAGCCCGAAGGCGGCATGTTCGTATGGGCGCGCATTCCCGGCGTGGTGATCGGTACACTATTGCCGAACGCGATAGCGAACAAGGTGATTTTCGTTCCGGGCAAGGCGTTCTTCGCTGACGATCCGGACACCGCGTCGCTGCGTCTTTCGTTCGCCGCGCCCAACGTGGATGAGATTCGTGAAGGCGTGGCGCGCTTGAAGCGGGCCACGCATGCCACGCGAACGGCGAGCGTGGCGTCGGTGCCAGCTTGA
- a CDS encoding haloacid dehalogenase type II, protein MELTDFDTLTFDCYGTLIDWESGIFESLKPLLERASAPLTRDQVLEAHARHESSQQQYTPARRYQELLPVVYKRLAEEWGLPFTHVECVEYGRSVRNWPAFEDTVAALQYLKNHYKLVILSNVDNETFTYSNARLQVEFDAIFTAEDVGSYKPSLRNFEYMLEKLGDRGIEKERILHTAESLFHDHKPANECGLASCWIYRRHAQSGFGATMNPGSQPKFDFRFNSMADFVKAHQEALANN, encoded by the coding sequence GTGGAATTGACCGACTTCGACACGCTGACTTTTGACTGCTACGGCACCCTGATCGACTGGGAAAGCGGCATCTTCGAGAGCCTCAAGCCGCTGCTCGAGCGGGCGAGCGCACCGCTCACGAGGGACCAGGTTCTGGAGGCCCACGCGCGGCATGAGTCCTCGCAGCAGCAATACACGCCAGCCAGGCGATATCAGGAACTGCTGCCGGTCGTCTACAAGCGGCTGGCTGAGGAATGGGGGCTCCCGTTCACGCACGTGGAGTGCGTGGAATACGGGCGCTCGGTGCGGAACTGGCCGGCGTTCGAGGATACCGTTGCCGCGCTGCAGTACCTTAAGAATCACTATAAGCTGGTGATTCTCTCCAATGTCGACAACGAAACGTTCACCTATAGCAACGCAAGGCTACAGGTTGAGTTCGACGCGATTTTCACGGCGGAAGACGTCGGCTCGTATAAGCCCTCGTTGCGAAACTTCGAGTACATGCTCGAGAAACTCGGCGACCGCGGCATTGAGAAGGAGAGAATCCTTCACACCGCCGAAAGCCTCTTTCACGACCACAAGCCTGCCAATGAATGTGGGTTGGCGTCGTGCTGGATCTACCGCCGTCATGCACAGTCCGGCTTTGGCGCGACAATGAATCCCGGCTCGCAGCCGAAGTTCGATTTCCGCTTCAATAGCATGGCCGACTTCGTAAAAGCGCATCAGGAAGCACTGGCCAATAATTAG